Proteins co-encoded in one Candidatus Tectomicrobia bacterium genomic window:
- the rpsD gene encoding 30S ribosomal protein S4, whose translation MARYKEAVCRLCRREGMKLFLKGDRCLGDKCSVEKRAFPPGQHGAARIRSKVSEYGQQLREKQKVRRVYGVLERPFRRYYGEASRQKGVTGDNLMRLLETRLDNVLYRASLADSRPQARQLVTHSHVTVNGRKVNRPAYLLKKGDVVSLKEKSKKVEGVQRSAEKGKARGVPAWLDVDLTDMQARIVELPGLADVQLDINVQQIVELYSK comes from the coding sequence TTGGCTCGATACAAAGAAGCTGTCTGCCGCTTGTGCCGCCGAGAGGGAATGAAGCTCTTTCTCAAGGGCGATCGCTGCCTGGGGGACAAGTGCTCCGTCGAGAAGCGCGCGTTTCCGCCGGGGCAGCACGGCGCCGCCCGCATCCGAAGCAAGGTAAGCGAGTACGGCCAGCAGCTCCGGGAGAAACAGAAGGTCCGGCGCGTCTACGGCGTGCTCGAGCGCCCCTTCCGGCGCTACTACGGGGAGGCGTCGCGGCAGAAGGGAGTCACCGGAGACAACCTCATGCGGCTCCTGGAAACCCGCCTCGACAACGTGCTTTACCGTGCCAGCCTGGCCGATTCCCGGCCGCAGGCGCGGCAGCTCGTCACGCACAGCCACGTGACCGTCAACGGCCGCAAAGTGAACCGGCCCGCCTATTTGCTGAAGAAGGGTGACGTCGTCTCCCTCAAGGAGAAGAGCAAGAAGGTCGAGGGAGTCCAGCGGAGCGCCGAGAAGGGGAAGGCGCGCGGCGTGCCGGCCTGGCTGGACGTGGACCTGACGGACATGCAGGCGAGGATAGTCGAGCTGCCCGGGCTGGCGGACGTTCAGCTCGATATCAACGTGCAGCAGATCGTCGAGCTCTACTCCAAGTAA
- the rpsK gene encoding 30S ribosomal protein S11, whose amino-acid sequence MAQAGKGKRPGSKRRRERRAIGKGQAHILATFNNTMITISDAGGNVVCWASAGAEGFKGSRKSTPFAAQMAAASVAKKALDLGVTSVEVLVSGPGSGREAAIRSLAAAGLEVSLIRDVTPIPHNGCRPRKRRRV is encoded by the coding sequence TTGGCGCAAGCGGGCAAGGGAAAGCGGCCGGGGAGCAAGCGGCGCCGGGAGCGCCGGGCCATCGGCAAGGGTCAGGCCCATATCCTGGCCACCTTCAACAACACGATGATCACCATCTCCGACGCCGGCGGGAACGTCGTCTGCTGGGCGTCGGCGGGGGCCGAGGGGTTTAAGGGCTCGCGCAAGAGCACGCCCTTCGCCGCCCAGATGGCGGCCGCCTCGGTGGCCAAAAAGGCGCTCGACCTTGGGGTGACCTCGGTGGAGGTCCTGGTGAGCGGGCCGGGCTCCGGCCGGGAGGCGGCCATCCGCTCCCTGGCGGCCGCGGGCCTGGAGGTTTCGCTCATCCGCGACGTGACGCCGATTCCGCATAACGGCTGCCGGCCGCGCAAGCGGCGCCGGGTGTAG